One genomic segment of Solanum stenotomum isolate F172 unplaced genomic scaffold, ASM1918654v1 scaffold30743, whole genome shotgun sequence includes these proteins:
- the LOC125851928 gene encoding putative late blight resistance protein homolog R1A-3, translating into MKILAFPKLKYLQILFGCLARWEVGSNNFPMLEQLLLDGLYELEKIPESIGDIMTIKLIKIDRCGSGVETSAKKIQQEQQSQGNDELQVQIISNKSV; encoded by the exons ATGAAGATATTGGCGTTtcccaaattaaaatatcttcAAATTTTGTTCGGATGTCTGGCAAGGTGGGAAGTAGGTAGTAATAATTTTCCGATGCTTGAGCAACTATTACTGGATGGGTTGTATGAACTGGAGAAGATTCCTGAGAGCATTGGAGATATAATGAcaataaaattgatcaaaatagATCGTTGTGGCTCTGGTGTGGAGACTAGTGCAAAGAAAATTCAACAAGAGCAACAAAGCCAGGGAAATGATGAGCTTCAAGTTCAAATTATTAG TAACAAGAGTGTGTAG